The genomic segment GTTTTAAAGGGATCTCCAGTGTAACTTCTAAGTATTCTTATGATATACTTATAGCAGCAAATCACAGGAACGAAACTGAAGTCGATGCTCTTCGACGTCTTATTCAAGGTAATCGTGTAGATGGATTAATACTGATGCGTAATATTAAGAACGATCCTGCCATTGAATACTTAATAGATAGCAAGTGTCCATTCGTCATTATTGGTACAAGCCACAATAAAAGTGACCTAATTCCCATGGTAGACAACAATAATTTACAAGCTGCTTATGACCTGACACGATTGCTTATGGAAAAAGGTAATAGACGTATTGCTTTTATCGGCGGGGATGCTGATTCCATTGTTAGTCAAATGCGTATTGACGGGTATAAAAAGGCTCTACAGGACTCCAACTTACCTTTTAATGATGATTACCTGATTACCGGTGATTTCTTAGAACAAAGTGCATACGAACTAACAGAGGAGTTATTAACGCTACCAAATAGACCGGAGGCCATTATCGTCATGGATGACCTCATGTCACTAGGAGTTGTTAAGAAAGTTAAAGAATTTAAATTGAAAATACCTAGAGATATTATGATTGCTAGTTTTAATAATAGTATCTTATCAAGAAGTTCTAATCCGGCGATAACATCTATTGATATTAACAGTACGACATTAGGAAAAAAAGCTTGCAATAAACTGTTTAAAATCATTAATAAGGATGAGTATGATACAAAAGAAATTGTACCTTACAAGATAATT from the Vallitalea okinawensis genome contains:
- a CDS encoding LacI family DNA-binding transcriptional regulator, with translation MRKVTIRDVAKEANVAPSTVSRVISDDSRISDETKEKVRKIMKEMNYYPNSIARSLANNKTETIGIIMPSYTEDLFINPFFQDCFKGISSVTSKYSYDILIAANHRNETEVDALRRLIQGNRVDGLILMRNIKNDPAIEYLIDSKCPFVIIGTSHNKSDLIPMVDNNNLQAAYDLTRLLMEKGNRRIAFIGGDADSIVSQMRIDGYKKALQDSNLPFNDDYLITGDFLEQSAYELTEELLTLPNRPEAIIVMDDLMSLGVVKKVKEFKLKIPRDIMIASFNNSILSRSSNPAITSIDINSTTLGKKACNKLFKIINKDEYDTKEIVPYKIIERESTNR